Proteins found in one Amycolatopsis umgeniensis genomic segment:
- a CDS encoding aldehyde dehydrogenase family protein encodes MDMITPEPRPAWIAGRAEQGASTLTVHHPYDGSEVATVAVPGPEQVERAVSAAASVAKEFRRSSAHSRAAALDHVSRVLAGRAEEIAEVITAENGKPLKWAEAEVRRAVSVFRIAAEEARRFSGDLQRLDTDPAGEGRLALTRRIPRGPVLGIAPFNFPLNLVAHKVAPSLAVGAPIIVKPAPRTPLAALILGEILAETDLPEGAFSVLPLGNEETSSLVADPRLPVVSFTGSGPVGWSLADAAPRKHVVLELGGNAAAVVLRDWPDPEGAAHRIATFSNYQAGQSCIAVQRVIVEREVAEEFVPALVEAVQAQQTGDPYDKNTDVGPVVDEAAAERIVAWIDEAVAAGAKILTGGKRDGATVEPTVLTDVPPSTKAWAEEIFGPVLAVSIVDGVDEAFASVNESAYGLQAGVFTRDVHLAFYASTELEVGGVIIGDVPSYRADQMPYGGVKGSGVGREGVLAAMHDLTEERVTVFTGIDL; translated from the coding sequence ATGGACATGATCACCCCGGAACCGCGCCCCGCCTGGATCGCCGGCCGCGCCGAGCAGGGCGCTTCGACGCTCACCGTGCACCACCCCTACGACGGAAGCGAAGTCGCCACCGTCGCGGTGCCCGGCCCGGAGCAGGTCGAACGAGCGGTGAGCGCGGCGGCGAGCGTCGCGAAGGAGTTCCGACGGTCCTCGGCGCACAGCCGCGCCGCGGCGCTCGACCATGTTTCGCGGGTTCTCGCGGGCCGCGCCGAGGAGATCGCCGAGGTCATCACCGCCGAGAACGGCAAACCGCTCAAGTGGGCCGAAGCCGAGGTGCGGCGCGCGGTGTCGGTGTTCCGGATCGCCGCCGAAGAGGCCCGCCGGTTCAGCGGCGACCTCCAGCGACTGGACACCGACCCGGCCGGTGAAGGCAGGCTGGCGCTCACCCGCCGGATTCCGCGCGGCCCGGTGCTGGGCATCGCGCCGTTCAACTTCCCGCTGAACCTGGTGGCACACAAGGTCGCGCCCTCACTCGCGGTCGGCGCGCCGATCATCGTCAAACCCGCGCCGCGGACACCGCTGGCCGCATTGATCCTCGGCGAGATCCTGGCCGAGACGGACCTGCCGGAAGGCGCGTTCTCAGTGCTACCGCTCGGCAACGAGGAGACTTCGTCGCTGGTCGCGGATCCCCGTCTGCCGGTCGTTTCGTTCACCGGTTCGGGTCCGGTCGGCTGGTCGCTCGCGGACGCCGCGCCGCGCAAGCACGTCGTGCTCGAACTCGGCGGCAACGCGGCCGCCGTCGTACTTCGCGACTGGCCGGATCCCGAAGGCGCGGCCCATCGCATCGCGACCTTCAGCAACTACCAGGCCGGGCAGTCCTGCATCGCCGTGCAGCGCGTCATCGTCGAACGCGAGGTCGCCGAAGAATTCGTGCCCGCGCTGGTGGAAGCCGTGCAAGCACAGCAAACCGGCGACCCTTACGACAAGAACACCGACGTGGGACCGGTCGTCGACGAGGCCGCCGCCGAGCGGATCGTGGCCTGGATCGACGAGGCCGTCGCCGCGGGCGCGAAGATCCTCACCGGCGGCAAGCGGGACGGCGCGACGGTGGAGCCGACCGTGCTCACCGACGTCCCACCGTCCACAAAGGCCTGGGCGGAGGAGATCTTCGGCCCGGTGCTCGCCGTGTCCATTGTGGATGGTGTCGACGAGGCTTTCGCCTCGGTCAACGAATCCGCTTACGGTTTGCAGGCCGGAGTGTTCACCCGCGACGTGCATCTCGCCTTCTACGCCTCGACAGAACTCGAAGTCGGCGGCGTGATCATCGGCGACGTCCCGTCCTACCGCGCGGACCAGATGCCCTACGGCGGCGTCAAGGGATCGGGCGTCGGCCGGGAAGGCGTTCTCGCCGCGATGCACGACCTCACCGAGGAACGCGTCACCGTCTTCACCGGCATCGACCTTTAA
- a CDS encoding zinc-dependent alcohol dehydrogenase family protein — MRATVIYGAGDVRVETVPDPKLSEPTDALLRVVRSCICGSDLWPYGSMPARDRGVRIGHEFLGVVEAIGSDVTTLKTGDLVVAPFVYSDNTCQFCREGLHTSCLHGGFWGAKGVDAGQGEAVRVPQADGTLVKLPHTEDDDLLAGLLTLSDVFPTGHHAATKAGVNERTTVTVIGDGAVGLSAVLAAKRLGAERIILMGRHRARTDLGREFGATDVVSERGDEGIEKVRELTNGEGTHTVLECVGTKPAFEMGVGAVRPGGTISRVGVPQYEEGPIGPPLFRRNITVTGGVAPARHYIPELLDDVVEGRYHPGKVFDRTIGLEEVPEGYRAMADREALKVLVKP; from the coding sequence TTGCGAGCGACAGTCATCTACGGCGCCGGCGACGTGCGTGTCGAGACCGTCCCGGACCCGAAACTGAGCGAACCGACGGACGCCCTCCTCCGCGTCGTCCGCTCGTGCATCTGCGGCAGCGACCTCTGGCCGTACGGCAGCATGCCCGCGCGCGATCGCGGCGTCCGGATCGGGCACGAGTTCCTCGGCGTCGTCGAGGCCATCGGCTCCGACGTCACCACGCTCAAAACCGGCGACCTGGTCGTCGCGCCCTTCGTCTACTCCGACAACACGTGCCAGTTCTGCCGCGAAGGCCTCCACACGTCGTGCCTGCACGGCGGCTTCTGGGGCGCGAAGGGCGTCGACGCCGGCCAGGGCGAGGCCGTCCGTGTCCCACAGGCCGACGGCACCCTCGTCAAACTGCCGCACACCGAGGACGACGACCTGCTCGCGGGGCTCCTCACCCTCTCCGACGTGTTCCCGACGGGCCATCACGCCGCGACCAAGGCGGGCGTGAACGAGCGCACGACGGTCACCGTCATCGGCGATGGCGCCGTCGGCCTCTCCGCGGTCCTCGCGGCGAAGCGTCTCGGCGCCGAGCGCATCATCCTGATGGGTCGTCATCGAGCCCGCACGGACCTCGGGCGCGAGTTCGGCGCGACGGACGTCGTCTCCGAGCGCGGCGACGAAGGCATCGAGAAGGTCCGAGAGCTGACGAACGGCGAAGGCACTCACACCGTTCTCGAATGCGTCGGCACGAAGCCCGCCTTCGAGATGGGCGTCGGCGCGGTCCGCCCGGGCGGCACGATCAGCCGCGTCGGTGTGCCGCAGTACGAAGAAGGCCCTATCGGCCCGCCGCTCTTCCGCCGCAACATCACCGTCACCGGCGGCGTCGCCCCCGCACGCCACTACATCCCCGAGCTGCTCGACGACGTCGTCGAGGGCAGGTACCACCCGGGCAAGGTGTTCGACCGGACCATCGGGCTCGAAGAGGTCCCCGAGGGTTACCGCGCGATGGCGGATCGCGAAGCGCTCAAGGTGCTGGTCAAACCCTGA
- a CDS encoding DinB family protein, with amino-acid sequence MSIDWSKELSEQLDWHWTQHLRPRLDTLTDDEYFWEPAEDCWSIRPQEDGRLMIDWAYPEPSPPPVTTIAWRLAHIVIGVFAMRNASHFDGPPVDYQTFPYAASAKEALEQLDDAYARWRDGVRGLTAEDLERPCGEAEGPYAEYPFVALVLHINREAIHHGAEILLLRDLHARRD; translated from the coding sequence ATGAGCATCGACTGGAGCAAGGAACTTTCCGAACAGCTCGACTGGCACTGGACGCAGCACCTCCGGCCGCGGCTGGACACCCTCACCGACGACGAATACTTCTGGGAGCCCGCCGAGGACTGCTGGTCGATCCGTCCTCAGGAGGACGGCCGCCTGATGATCGATTGGGCGTACCCCGAGCCCTCACCGCCGCCGGTGACGACGATCGCCTGGCGCCTCGCCCACATCGTCATCGGCGTCTTCGCGATGCGGAACGCGTCGCATTTCGACGGCCCGCCCGTCGACTATCAGACCTTCCCCTACGCGGCCTCCGCCAAGGAAGCGCTGGAGCAGCTCGACGACGCCTACGCGCGCTGGCGTGACGGCGTCCGCGGCCTCACCGCCGAAGACCTCGAGCGCCCCTGTGGCGAGGCCGAGGGCCCCTATGCGGAGTACCCGTTCGTGGCCCTGGTCCTGCACATCAACCGCGAGGCCATCCACCACGGCGCCGAGATCCTCCTGCTGCGCGACCTCCACGCGCGTCGCGATTAG
- the guaA gene encoding glutamine-hydrolyzing GMP synthase, whose protein sequence is MPSPTGPVIVVDFGAQYAQLIARRVREAQVYSEVVPHTASAEDVLAKDPAAIILSGGPSSVYAENAPALAPGLVDAGVPILGICYGHQVLAQALGGTVEPTGIREFGRTEVRVAGEGGVLHAGLPNSQPAWMSHNDSVTKAPEGATVTASSDGAAVAGFEDVERRFAGVQYHPEVHHSPHGQEVLRRFLHDIAGIRPQWTTSSIVDDQVKRIAEQVGDGRAICGLSGGVDSAVAAALVQRAIGDRLTCVFVDHGLLRSGERTQVERDFVAATGVNLVTVDARERFLDALAGVTDPEEKRKIIGREFIRVFEQAERDLKAEGDYKFLVQGTLYPDVVESGGGEGAANIKSHHNVGGLPDDLQFELVEPLRLLFKDEVRRVGLELGLPETIVQRQPFPGPGLGIRIIGAVDAERLETLRAADAIAREELTAAGLDGEIWQCPVVLLADVRSVGVQGDGRTYGHPIVLRPVSSEDAMTADWTRLPYEVLERISTRITNEVAEVNRVVLDVTSKPPGTIEWE, encoded by the coding sequence GTGCCCAGTCCCACCGGTCCGGTAATCGTCGTGGACTTCGGGGCGCAGTACGCGCAGCTGATCGCGCGCCGCGTGCGCGAGGCGCAGGTCTACTCCGAGGTCGTCCCGCACACCGCCAGCGCCGAGGACGTCCTCGCCAAGGATCCGGCTGCGATCATCCTTTCCGGTGGTCCTTCCAGCGTGTACGCGGAGAACGCCCCCGCCCTCGCCCCCGGGCTGGTCGACGCGGGCGTGCCGATCCTCGGCATCTGCTACGGCCACCAGGTGCTCGCGCAGGCCCTCGGCGGCACGGTCGAGCCGACCGGGATCCGCGAATTCGGCCGCACCGAGGTCCGCGTCGCCGGCGAGGGCGGCGTCCTGCACGCCGGGCTGCCGAACAGCCAGCCCGCGTGGATGAGCCACAACGACAGCGTGACCAAGGCTCCCGAGGGCGCCACCGTGACAGCGTCGAGCGACGGTGCCGCCGTCGCCGGATTCGAAGACGTCGAGCGTCGCTTCGCCGGCGTTCAGTACCACCCCGAGGTGCACCACTCGCCGCACGGACAAGAGGTGCTTCGCCGCTTCCTGCACGACATCGCGGGCATCCGGCCGCAGTGGACGACGTCGTCCATCGTCGACGACCAGGTCAAGCGCATCGCCGAACAGGTCGGCGACGGCCGGGCTATCTGCGGGCTCTCCGGCGGTGTCGACTCGGCCGTGGCCGCCGCGCTGGTCCAGCGGGCCATCGGTGACCGGCTGACCTGCGTGTTCGTCGACCACGGGCTGCTTCGCTCCGGTGAGCGCACCCAGGTCGAGCGCGATTTCGTCGCCGCGACCGGGGTCAACCTGGTGACCGTCGACGCGCGCGAGCGGTTCCTCGACGCGCTGGCCGGGGTCACCGACCCCGAGGAGAAGCGCAAGATCATCGGCCGCGAGTTCATCCGCGTGTTCGAGCAGGCCGAGCGTGACCTCAAGGCCGAGGGTGACTACAAGTTCCTGGTCCAGGGCACGCTGTACCCGGACGTCGTCGAATCCGGCGGCGGCGAGGGCGCGGCGAACATCAAGAGCCACCACAACGTCGGCGGGCTGCCCGACGACCTGCAGTTCGAGCTCGTCGAGCCGCTGCGCCTGCTGTTCAAGGACGAGGTGCGGCGCGTCGGGCTGGAGCTCGGGCTGCCGGAGACGATCGTGCAGCGGCAGCCGTTCCCCGGGCCGGGACTCGGCATCCGGATCATCGGCGCCGTCGACGCCGAGCGGCTCGAGACGCTGCGCGCGGCCGACGCCATCGCGCGCGAGGAGCTCACCGCGGCCGGGCTGGACGGTGAGATCTGGCAGTGCCCGGTGGTGCTGCTGGCCGACGTCCGCAGTGTCGGCGTCCAGGGCGACGGGCGGACCTACGGGCATCCGATCGTGCTGCGGCCGGTGTCGTCCGAGGACGCGATGACCGCGGACTGGACGCGGCTGCCCTACGAGGTCCTGGAGCGGATCTCGACCCGCATCACCAACGAGGTCGCCGAGGTGAACCGGGTGGTCCTGGACGTCACGTCCAAGCCGCCGGGCACCATCGAGTGGGAGTGA
- a CDS encoding PspC domain-containing protein — protein MSGSETHTPKRGPAAGFEETVKDFWRSRPVRPAHGRKFAGVAAGIGYRYGIDPTVVRVALVAATVFGGFGVFVYLLGWLFLPQEGDRVSAFEGLIGRGRSSSSPAFAVLLLILLFPGLTWTLSGGWMTDGTGLIGFALMAVALYLLHRNRGQFNRPVQPAPAQPTAAFSMASASSAASASTATAGGWDPLAADPSAWDLPNASPSGGLPPQSPPPPPAPPVPRGRKSKIGVATFGIAVLVGGVGTVLGLDGEAWFTLQHVVGLTLGVVGIGLVAGSFVRGGRGLIGLAVPLAIVGMALTTVPFENFSVKGGLGDLKATPSQVSEVLPEYHRSAGDIDIDLTKLPAGASVTTKVSSGAGNSTVLVPMGAEVKVSCETGAGDVDCLGQSRSGVGEDAVDFTSAGTSGQKIVLQVKNSVGNVEVRRG, from the coding sequence ATGAGTGGGAGTGAGACACACACGCCGAAGCGCGGCCCCGCGGCCGGCTTCGAAGAGACCGTCAAGGATTTCTGGCGGAGCAGGCCGGTCCGCCCGGCACACGGCCGCAAGTTCGCCGGTGTCGCCGCGGGGATCGGCTACCGGTACGGCATCGACCCGACCGTGGTCCGGGTGGCGCTGGTCGCCGCGACCGTGTTCGGCGGCTTCGGTGTCTTCGTCTATCTGCTGGGCTGGCTGTTCCTGCCGCAGGAAGGCGACCGCGTTTCCGCGTTCGAGGGCCTGATCGGACGGGGCCGCTCGTCGAGTTCGCCCGCGTTCGCGGTACTGCTGCTGATCCTGCTGTTCCCGGGACTCACCTGGACCCTGAGCGGCGGCTGGATGACCGACGGCACCGGCCTGATCGGTTTCGCGCTGATGGCCGTCGCGCTGTACTTGCTGCACCGCAACCGCGGGCAGTTCAACCGGCCGGTGCAGCCCGCTCCGGCTCAACCGACCGCAGCGTTCTCGATGGCGTCGGCGTCTTCGGCGGCCTCCGCCTCGACGGCGACCGCGGGTGGCTGGGACCCGCTCGCGGCGGACCCGTCCGCCTGGGACCTGCCGAACGCGTCGCCGTCCGGCGGGCTGCCGCCGCAGAGCCCCCCGCCGCCTCCCGCGCCGCCGGTGCCCCGCGGCCGGAAGTCGAAGATCGGCGTCGCGACCTTCGGGATCGCCGTGCTGGTCGGTGGGGTCGGCACCGTCCTGGGCTTGGACGGCGAGGCGTGGTTCACCCTGCAGCACGTCGTCGGGCTCACCCTGGGTGTGGTCGGCATCGGACTGGTGGCCGGTTCGTTCGTGCGGGGCGGTCGCGGACTGATCGGGCTGGCGGTGCCGCTGGCGATCGTCGGGATGGCGCTGACCACGGTGCCGTTCGAGAACTTCTCCGTGAAGGGCGGCCTCGGCGACCTGAAGGCCACGCCGAGCCAGGTGTCGGAGGTGCTGCCGGAGTACCACCGCTCGGCGGGGGACATCGACATCGACCTGACCAAGCTGCCCGCGGGAGCGTCGGTGACCACGAAGGTCTCCAGCGGGGCCGGCAACTCGACGGTGCTCGTGCCGATGGGTGCCGAAGTGAAGGTCTCCTGCGAGACGGGTGCGGGCGACGTCGACTGCCTCGGCCAGTCCCGCTCGGGGGTCGGTGAGGACGCCGTCGACTTCACTTCGGCGGGCACCAGCGGCCAGAAGATCGTCCTGCAGGTCAAGAACAGCGTCGGAAACGTGGAGGTGCGTCGTGGCTGA
- a CDS encoding PspC domain-containing protein — protein sequence MTMENVQESVPDELAEQVKPTIIERTPVPVPGSLPLTPFEPPKMYRRRSGRAIAGVAGGLADHLGVKVLWVRTAFALLAALNGMGLLAYGLLWVFVQQQSGEVEPEKSAPKEKQQAFGLMALGVGLAVASGTLTGLISGWVAIPLALAMIGAAVVWREADESQRRRWRLGAKGSVAGAFLGGGGWSAAIRVVAGVALVMTGIGVVVLQSGSIDQVKFALVAVIATLFGVAVLTVPFWLRLVRDLSDERTARVRTDERAEIAAHLHDSVLQTLALIQKQAESPREVARLARGQERELRGWLYGPTGYGKSQKTEEEAVSGQLSEVLAAACGEVEDAFAISVQQVVVGEATLNEPLTALVQAAREAIVNAAKHAGVDEVSVYAEVEPTAVTVFVRDRGKGFDPDVVPNDRHGLADSIRGRMERHGGKLKLRTAPGEGTEVQLEMPVKAGKGAA from the coding sequence GTGACCATGGAGAACGTGCAGGAATCCGTCCCCGACGAGCTCGCCGAGCAGGTGAAGCCGACGATCATCGAGCGCACTCCGGTGCCCGTGCCCGGCAGCCTGCCCTTGACGCCGTTCGAACCGCCCAAGATGTACCGCCGACGGTCCGGCCGCGCCATCGCGGGCGTCGCCGGCGGCCTCGCCGACCACCTCGGCGTCAAGGTGCTCTGGGTCCGGACGGCGTTCGCGTTGCTGGCCGCGCTGAACGGCATGGGCTTGCTCGCGTACGGCCTGCTCTGGGTGTTCGTCCAGCAGCAGTCCGGTGAGGTCGAGCCGGAGAAATCCGCGCCGAAGGAAAAGCAGCAGGCGTTCGGCCTGATGGCGCTGGGTGTCGGCCTCGCCGTCGCCAGCGGCACGCTGACCGGCCTGATCAGCGGCTGGGTCGCCATCCCGCTGGCCTTGGCCATGATCGGCGCGGCCGTCGTCTGGCGCGAGGCCGACGAATCGCAGCGCAGGCGTTGGCGTCTCGGCGCCAAGGGCAGTGTCGCCGGGGCGTTCCTCGGCGGCGGAGGCTGGTCGGCCGCGATCCGGGTCGTCGCGGGCGTCGCGCTGGTGATGACCGGGATCGGCGTCGTCGTCCTGCAGAGCGGCAGTATCGACCAGGTCAAGTTCGCGCTGGTCGCGGTGATCGCGACGCTGTTCGGGGTGGCCGTGCTGACCGTCCCGTTCTGGCTGCGCCTGGTCCGCGACCTCTCCGACGAGCGCACCGCCCGCGTCCGCACCGACGAACGCGCCGAGATCGCTGCACATCTGCACGACTCGGTCCTGCAGACCCTCGCGCTGATCCAGAAGCAGGCGGAATCGCCGCGTGAGGTCGCCAGGCTCGCGCGCGGCCAGGAACGTGAGCTGCGTGGCTGGTTGTACGGGCCGACGGGGTACGGCAAGAGCCAGAAGACCGAGGAGGAAGCCGTCAGCGGGCAGTTGTCCGAGGTGCTCGCGGCCGCGTGCGGCGAGGTCGAGGACGCGTTCGCGATTTCGGTGCAGCAGGTCGTCGTGGGGGAGGCCACGCTGAACGAGCCGCTGACCGCACTGGTCCAGGCTGCCCGCGAAGCGATCGTCAACGCCGCCAAGCACGCGGGAGTCGACGAGGTCAGCGTGTACGCCGAGGTCGAGCCGACGGCGGTGACGGTTTTCGTACGTGACAGGGGCAAGGGGTTCGACCCCGACGTGGTGCCGAATGATCGGCACGGTCTCGCCGATTCCATCCGGGGGCGGATGGAACGGCACGGCGGGAAGCTCAAACTGCGTACCGCACCGGGTGAAGGAACCGAGGTCCAGCTGGAGATGCCGGTCAAAGCGGGGAAGGGTGCGGCGTGA
- a CDS encoding response regulator yields the protein MTENQQTREPVKVFLVDDHALFRAGVRTELDSITDDVRVVGEAGSVAEAVAGIARTKPQVVLLDVHMPDGGGAEVLRRVRPELPDVVFLALSVSDAAEDVIAVIRAGARGYVTKTISSKELVRAVVRVSDGDAVFSPRLAGFVLDAFADRPGSAPISDPDLDLLTPRERDVLRLLARGYAYKEIASELFISVKTVETHVSSVLRKTQLSNRYELSRWASDRRLV from the coding sequence GTGACGGAGAACCAGCAGACGCGGGAGCCGGTCAAGGTCTTCCTCGTCGACGACCACGCGCTTTTCCGGGCGGGCGTGCGCACCGAACTGGACTCGATCACCGACGACGTCCGCGTGGTCGGTGAGGCGGGCTCGGTGGCCGAGGCGGTCGCGGGGATCGCCAGGACGAAGCCGCAGGTCGTGCTGCTCGACGTGCACATGCCGGACGGCGGCGGCGCCGAGGTGCTGCGCCGGGTCCGGCCGGAACTGCCGGACGTCGTGTTCCTCGCGCTTTCGGTCTCCGACGCCGCGGAGGACGTGATCGCCGTGATCCGCGCCGGGGCGCGAGGGTACGTCACGAAGACGATCTCGTCGAAGGAACTCGTGCGCGCCGTCGTGCGGGTCTCGGACGGCGACGCGGTGTTCTCGCCGCGGCTGGCCGGGTTCGTGCTCGACGCTTTCGCCGACCGGCCGGGTTCCGCGCCGATCAGCGACCCGGACCTGGACCTGCTGACGCCGCGGGAACGCGACGTGCTGCGGCTGCTCGCGCGCGGGTACGCGTACAAGGAGATCGCGTCGGAGCTGTTCATCTCGGTGAAGACCGTCGAGACGCACGTTTCGAGCGTGCTGCGGAAGACGCAGCTTTCGAACCGGTACGAGCTTTCGCGGTGGGCTTCCGACCGGCGCCTCGTCTAG
- a CDS encoding DUF4345 domain-containing protein produces MAPVLIGLVAVFFLGMGLLGLAAPRRLIQPFGIKLDSATARTEVRAVYGGFGVAIAVLLGFAAFDVGGIQRGAAIAVAVALAGMAFGRLVARFAERPERFYPSWLYFWVELVMAALLVVSVL; encoded by the coding sequence ATGGCGCCTGTTCTCATCGGCTTGGTGGCCGTGTTCTTCCTGGGGATGGGGCTGCTCGGGCTCGCCGCGCCGAGGCGGCTGATCCAGCCGTTCGGGATCAAATTGGACTCCGCGACCGCTCGGACAGAGGTGCGCGCGGTCTATGGCGGCTTCGGGGTGGCCATCGCGGTGCTGCTCGGTTTCGCGGCCTTCGACGTCGGCGGGATCCAGCGGGGTGCCGCGATCGCGGTGGCCGTCGCGCTCGCCGGGATGGCCTTCGGACGGCTGGTCGCGCGGTTCGCGGAACGGCCCGAACGGTTCTACCCGAGCTGGCTCTACTTCTGGGTCGAGCTGGTCATGGCCGCCCTGCTCGTCGTCTCGGTCCTCTGA
- a CDS encoding EamA family transporter yields the protein MGETKTLLRIGALALMWGSSFFWIKLGLGAFSPVQLVLARVALGAAVLIGLCYLGRDRLPSGRRIWGHLAVAAFFHNALPFLLFAWGELTVDSGITGVLNSTTPLWVLLAAPMLGTRTKMTAVRVAGLVVGLTGILLIFAPWEASGLLSWGALACLAAAASYGFAFVYEGKYLTGTGDSPMSLAGGQMLLATGFLLLAMPMGGFEPVHLSTGAIVAVVILGIGSTGIAFALNYQLLASEGAVAASIVGYLLPVVSVLLGAVFLAEPLNFRVIAGMVVVLGGVALTRLRPKERGTFATAPVVERPLAAAGDAAP from the coding sequence GTGGGCGAGACGAAGACCCTGCTGCGGATCGGCGCGCTGGCGCTCATGTGGGGATCGAGCTTCTTCTGGATCAAACTGGGGCTCGGCGCGTTCTCGCCGGTGCAGCTGGTGCTGGCGCGGGTGGCGCTCGGCGCGGCGGTCCTGATCGGGCTCTGTTATCTCGGCCGGGACAGGCTGCCGTCGGGTCGGCGGATCTGGGGACATCTGGCCGTCGCGGCGTTCTTCCACAACGCGCTGCCGTTCCTGCTGTTCGCGTGGGGTGAGCTGACCGTCGACTCCGGGATCACCGGCGTCCTGAACTCGACGACGCCGCTGTGGGTGCTGCTGGCCGCACCGATGCTGGGCACGCGGACCAAGATGACCGCGGTCCGCGTCGCCGGGCTCGTCGTCGGACTCACCGGGATCCTGCTGATCTTCGCGCCGTGGGAAGCCTCCGGTCTGCTCAGCTGGGGCGCGCTGGCCTGCCTCGCGGCGGCCGCGAGCTACGGGTTCGCGTTCGTGTACGAGGGCAAGTACCTCACCGGCACCGGCGACTCGCCGATGTCGCTCGCGGGCGGGCAGATGCTGCTCGCGACCGGGTTCCTGCTGCTGGCGATGCCGATGGGCGGTTTCGAACCGGTGCACCTGAGCACCGGCGCGATCGTCGCGGTCGTGATCCTGGGGATCGGGTCGACCGGGATCGCTTTCGCGCTGAACTACCAGCTCCTCGCCAGTGAGGGCGCCGTCGCGGCGTCGATCGTCGGCTACCTGCTGCCGGTGGTCTCGGTGCTGCTGGGGGCGGTGTTCCTGGCCGAGCCGCTGAACTTCCGGGTGATCGCCGGGATGGTCGTCGTGCTGGGCGGGGTCGCGCTGACCCGGCTCCGCCCGAAAGAGCGGGGGACCTTTGCTACCGCCCCCGTGGTGGAGCGCCCCCTCGCCGCGGCCGGGGACGCGGCCCCGTGA